A single window of Nicotiana sylvestris chromosome 3, ASM39365v2, whole genome shotgun sequence DNA harbors:
- the LOC138887460 gene encoding uncharacterized protein encodes MDNNDEIELISDNPQGQSVEQESEEIRKLRQQLSDVYQAWVSGRPPPQGPLEGTSTIPQATQTPLHAMSDPILPPGYVPNYSLHAAPGTFNMRPPVAPFRNTPLVVSSAPVYTIPPPPPVTRPTNDPLPQVYNGQYYSPNMAFRASAPYNQTPQYESPAENEKPAKTSEPDEMARKVKSLEQNINNIQGIGGHKSVSFNDLGMFPHIHLPQGFKTPKFEKYDGHGDHITHLKRYCNQLRDAGGREGLLMAYFGESLIGVASEWFIDQDISH; translated from the coding sequence ATGGATAACAACGATGAAATCGAGTTGATCAGTGACAATCCGCAGGGTCAGTCAGTTGAGCAAGAGTcggaagaaataagaaaattgaGACAACAACTGTCAGATGTATATCAAGCTTGGGTTTCCGGTCGACCTCCACCCCAGGGTCCTTTAGAGGGAACATCCACCATACCCCAGGCTACTCAGACACCGCTCCATGCAATGAGTGATCCCATTCTACCACCAGGGTATGTGCCAAACTACAGCCTTCATGCTGCCCCCGGTACTTTTAATATGCGACCTCCAGTCGCACCGTTTAGGAACACCCCTCTAGTTGTGTCTAGTGCACCGGTATATACAATACCACCGCCACCACCTGTGACGAGACCCACCAACGATCCACTACCTCAGGTTTATAATGGCCAATACTACTCCCCAAATATGGCTTTCAGGGCGTCAGCTCCCTACAATCAGACTCCTCAGTACGAGTCACCAGCGGAAAATGAAAAGCCTGCAAAGACAAGTGAGCCGGATGAGATGGCCAGGAAAGTGAAAAGTCTTGAACAAAACATAAATAACATACAGGGAATAGGTGGTCACAAAAGTGTCTCGTTCAATGATCTGGGTATGTTCCCTCACATCCATTTGCCAcaaggtttcaagaccccaaaatttgagaagtatgatggacACGGCGATCATATCACCCacttgaaaaggtattgcaaccagCTGAGGGATGCAGGCGGAAGAGAAggattgttgatggcatattttggagaaagtctTATAGGGGTAGCCTCTGAGTGGTTCATTGACCAGGACATCTCTCACTAG
- the LOC138887461 gene encoding uncharacterized protein, whose product MAQAFVKQFQYNIDIASDHNSLSNMKKKPTESFRKYAIKWREQAARVKPPMDNHQLITVFLEAQEPDYFQNMMSAMGRPFAEAIKIGEMVENGLKTGRIVQAPAPRAPRPQQQNFRAPYNACPRQDYGREQRLVEKFTPLAEPYSSLFQKLKQMGVIGPITPHHMHPDSHGFQANARCEYHSGAPGHNTDDCWTLKRAIERLITKKLIVVTNGEEPPNVTNNPLPAHNDVHFVEMIGRDLKCRPFNQAEMIVGTIQEGTKWDVTRLEVRSNVPSPRLYVLGGHPITRQKQGSTNGITEPIIIRPAMQPPITNTKTIPWNYNKTVMTYKGKEIIEEVGETGGLTRSGRCYSPEELRKAKQIRELRKTPAQISLLSLLLHSKEHARVLIKTLNEAHVSEKTTVNELEKMANRFFEVNRISFTDDELPEEGAGHNRALHLVVKCEGHYVK is encoded by the exons ATGGCCCAGGCCTTCGTCAAGcaattccaatacaacattgatattgcgtCGGATCATAATTCTTTGtccaatatgaagaaaaagcCGACCGAAAGTTTTAGGAAATATGCCATcaagtggagggagcaagcggctagagttaagccacccatggataatCACCAGTTGATCACTGTTTTTCTGGAAGCTCAAGAGcctgattactttcagaacatgatgtccgcgaTGGGTAGACCTTTTGCAGAAGCAATCAAAATAGGGGAGATGGTCGAAAATGGCCTCAAGACCGGTAGAATT GTACAGGCACCAGCTCCAAGGGCCCCCCGACCTCAGCAACAAAATTTTCGGGCACCCTACAATGCTTGTCCCAGACAGGATTACGGTCGAGAGCAGAGGCTGGTGGAAAAATTCACCCCATTGGCTGAACCATACTCTAGTCTTTTCCAGAAGCTGAAACAGATGGGCGTGATTGGACCCATCACTCCCCACCATATGCATCCCGATTCACATGGATTTCAAgcaaatgctagatgtgaatatcatTCAGGTGCCCCGGGGCATAACACGGATGACTGTTGGACTCTAAAAAGAGCTATAGAAAGACTCATCACTAAAAAGTTGATTGTGGTAACAAATGGCGAAGAACCTCCTAATGTTACAAACAACCCATTGCCAGCACACAACGATGTTCATTTTGTAGAAATGATTGGACGAGATCTGAAATGCAGGCCATTTAATCAGGCAGAGATGATCGTGGGAACAATTCAAGAGGGAACCAAATGGGAT GTTACGAGATTGGAAGTTCGCTCTAATGTTCCAAGCCCAAGGTTATATGTTCTTGGAGGCCACCCCATCACAAGGCAGAAACAGGGCAGTACAAACGGTATAACAGAGCCGATCATAATCAGACCTGCCATGCAACCCCCTATAACAAATACAAAAACCATtccttggaactacaacaaaactgtgatgacgtacaaaggcaaggaaatcatagaagaagtgggggaaactggaggtttgactcgatcagggaGGTGTTACTCTCCAGAGGAGTTGAGGAAGGCCAAGCAAATCAGAGAG CTAAGAAAGACTCCTGCCCAAATATCTCTACTATCTCTGCTCCTACACTCAAAAGAGCATGCCCGTGTACTTATCAAGACCTTAAACGAGGCACATGTCTCAGAGAAGACCACAGTGAATGAGTTGGAGAAGATGGCCAATagatttttcgaggtaaacagaaTCTCCTTTACTGATGATGAACTTCCCGAGGAAGGAGCCGGGCACAATAGGGCTTTGCACCTGGTCGTCAAATGTGAGGGGCATTATGTAAAGTGA